The sequence below is a genomic window from Paramisgurnus dabryanus chromosome 4, PD_genome_1.1, whole genome shotgun sequence.
TATAAGTACTCTTTTTTTTATCCCTTCTCAATATCCAGAGATGACTGCAGTATTTATAAGTAAGCTTTTCCTGGGTTGATTCCTTTCGAATGGCTCTGCAGTGCTATCAAAGCATTGCTCTGTTTATCTGAGCATCTAGATCTGCCTGATAAAGCAACATTGACTCCAAAGGCATTAGTTTGAAAAATTTCACCTTTAACCCTCACAAGGTCCTTACAATATGACCCCATCCAACTTTTCCTTAGTTAAAAAATGGTTCCCCTCATCTCAGTGAAATAAGTGACTTTTCTCCATTATAAATCTATATTCACATATAAAACTAGGCTTCTGAAggtttgtaaaataaaaagtatACAAATCTGGTCTTTGGGGTCAATATGACCccatattgaaaatgaatgggaaatgtAAGGAAAAAATTATTCTGTATCCATTCTAAAGTTAATTATTCTTTTTACACTTGGTTTATTAAAGATGACCTCTTATGACCCTTTTTACATGacgttaaaatattttttgctgtcCCCAGTGTGTTAATGTGAAGTATTAGcccaaaataccccacagattatttattatagcgTGTTTAAACTGTggcgtttttgtgtgtgtccctttaaatgcaaatgagctgttgCTTTAAATATCACTACTGTGGATCAGATATCACTGAAATAAGTGTCCCAAAATGAAAAAGtgaaaactaaaatgaaaagtGTTAGGAAGCAGACCATGCATTTTTAACCAGTTAGAAACACATCTCCAAATGTGAATGTGAATCTCTAACGCCCCATTCACACGGTCcgtcagcgttaacgcttaacggaaggcttgtctgaagcgtggccaacagccaatcactgtggccgcaacacaacactctaaaaaacaaacggtgctatataacaccaaaacagttgctttggatcgtaacgatagaagaaccatttttagtgccatatagcaccggtgaagaaccagtgaagcaccagtgaagcaccagtgaagcacctgtgtagaaccatatagtgctatgtagaaccatatgtggtgctatatggcccctatatggttctacactggtgcttcactggtgcttcactggtgcttcactggtgcttcactggtgcttcactggtgcttcactggttcttcaccggtgctatatggcactaaaatggttcttctatcgttacgatccaaagcaattgttttggtgctatatagcaccgtttgtttttttagagtgaagctccggtcttccataaacgtaattggctggctgtgcctaggttatttgcataaggcgatatgattggctgacgcacgcgttgccgcttgaaaagttgagaaatgttcaacttctgccgcgagcaacggcactgacgcggcgccgacggatccacaattcagttcgccaacgcttgacgtcacccattaaaagtgaatgggaagcgtcaacgcttacgcaCCGTGTGAATGCGGCGTAAATGTGCATATGTTGGTTAAATTAAAAAAGGAAGTTACCTGGTTACCGCTAAAATGTTTGCTAAATCGACTTAAAAATATAAGGTGTCagtaactaatattttttaagtcaaattaactaaaaattttaaggcaaccaggtaaccttttttaagttgaaccaaagTGTTAAAGTTTGCAAAAAGAAGTCAGCCGATTTCTGCGCTCACCCGTAATGAGTATTCACTCTCCGGGATCATGATGAGACCGCTGTTACCCCTCCCATTGATGAAGTTTGCTCTGATCTGTATGTCGTATTTATCGGTGTCAAAGTCAAATTCGGTATCACCATTTGTGGACCTgaaaacacagatttatgtaCAAATCATCATACATTCCCATCAGTCAATctgtttattaatgtttttgtcTGTGTCCGTTTAAAGAGGCAGGACATACGTGCGCAGATTCCATATGATGATCCGTGTTCCTGTGGGGCCGGTGGCGCTGATGGCTCGGAGCTCTGTGAACAGCTCTTTTTCCGAGCTAAAGAGTGAATGCTTGAGGATCGCTCTCAGACTGGCTCCATCCTCCACGCTAGTAAGGTCAAAGGTCAAGTGTTTAGTATAAGCAAAATAACATGCATCAGGGTTTTGTTAATGCTTGGGAAATATATGCAAATGTGATCTTGCCTATGAAATCtaggctaaagtctcaatctaTTTATTGAATTCAATCTTTGTCTTACCaggcaaaattaaatatatcaaggttatattttcacagaatgttatttacattatgattttattgtaataacagtataatcacaaaaaatgtctaAAGCTGGGTTTCCAAAGGTAGGGTCACATATGCATTAAATATAAATCAGAAACACAGTAAATTGGAATCTGTGCTGGGCCTAATATGACAGCAAAACTTCTTTGTAAGACTTGTGCATCATTGTTTATGTAACAATAAACGTAAAGTACTGGTTATGTCCGTCACGTCTAAACGTGATGATGGGCACCATGACTCGCTGGGCTCCGATGGCTTCAAGGTAAGACTGGGAGAGAAGACCCACACTCATTGTGTCTCTGGTCTTGGTGAAAACGATTGCATCTTTCCCCAGACGCATGGAACCTGATTTGAACCCGTTACCATAAACTCCAACTGGAATGTGACCCCTAACTGCTTTCTTCTCACTGAATCCAAAGCttgaaaaaatatcaaaagagTAATATGTTAACATGACTTATTCATCATAAATGTGatctttaaataatttatttgttgTTACAAAACTTGTTGTCATATTTATCACATGGTCAAATGTTTCTAAAATGTCTCATCCGTTATTAacttaaatgtgttttaattaTGTGGCAaatttacaatgtaaaaaaagatttgttggttcaacttaaaaaagtaagtaacctggttgccttaaaagttcattcaactaaaaaaTATTACTTAACTCAACAAACGTTCTGTAAAAATGTTAAGTTAAAATAACTCTAATGTCAACCAATGTAATTTTCGAAAATTTACATAGCAATAATGTCATTTTCATCAAAATCAAACACCACATCAGTTGAATGTATTAAAGTTGTGTTTAATCATATCTGTTGGATGCAATCAAACTCTTTCTGCTGGAATTATCATAGTTACATTAAACCAATGTGATTTTCCTCAAACTTAGCTTTATTACATTGACTTAATGTAAATTTCATTAGAATCAAACATATGTTTATAATATATTTCACAGACCCAAATCAAAACGGTCACataaattaaatgcattttcttgaatatgttgttattttaataaataaaatacttttttcaaaaacagattaacaaatatattttaaggtatttttacaaacattttttaaaatataagcagtatattttaaatgattaattaaacAGCATTTAATCAAATTACAATAATGGATGTGTTTTACGACTATATTAAAATGACAGAAATAAGGCTACCAAGAATAACAATAACCAAGGCTTGATTGTACTGACGGGAAGGGTTTATTAACCTCAATATGCAATTCAACCATGTTGGTCCAAGTTCCAGCCTGTTAGAAACAGAAGAATGCatgagaaaaacaacaaatttgaTGTGCAATGACAGATGCTATCATTGTGGGCAATCAACTTCATTGATAAATTTTTATTGACTTATAAATAATGTTATAATAATCAATAGGAACAATGACTCACATAagtaacatatttttaaaaaaaaacatcacatttttaacaaattagTTCAGAAAGTGAGTATAAAAACTTCCAGTGTTGCTTTTAGAAACAATGAATGTGTACTGCATAAGTTTGCATTTTCTCATGTACACCAATAGAttatagattaaaaaaaaaacatttatacaaaCCTGGTTTCTCCAAATAAATCCAAGAATCTGTTCTCGCTAAAATCGCAATTCAAAACTCCCGCGTCAGGTTCCGTAACGATGAGCGCAGACAGTATGAGGGGTTTGGGCACACAACTcacaattaatttattaatcCAAATAACTCTCATTACACGTACAACCTGGAAAAGTAACATTTCTTTAGTAActaaattacacaaataaccacattttaaaagtttgtaataaagcagatctggggcatcactgacttccatagtaggaaaaagtaatactatgaaagtaaatggTGCCCCAAATCTGTTTGGCTAGAAATATCTTCATTTGGGTTCAttagaacaaagacatttacacAGGAACAATTTGAGaagagagtaaatgatgacggacttttcatttctgggtgaactatccccttGAGTAACCACAGCATTCATTAACAATCTAGGCATGATATACTCAAcgtgatctcacaaagttccgtgggatagtcatggaattttttgctaattttttttagtaaccaatctgtgagaatgccacggaaaaatgagcaaaaaattccgtgactatcccacggaaattcgtgagatcaggctggatatACTTGACCCTGCACAAACTGTTGCAGCAATGTTGGAAATTTGCAATTCTCTGAAATCTTTGTGATTGTCCGTGGCATTATTTACTTATAAAAATGACTAGAATAGCCAAAGCCAATGCTTGTTTAATGGTAAAAACCTCATACTGCCAAAAAATGACTTCATGACTCTCTTGAATCACAGAATAAGAGCTGTTGTGTTTCGTGAGCTCATGCAATTATGTATGTAATTATAGAAATCAGGCTTAGATTCACACACTTTTAGTTGCAACAACACTCAGGTGAATGGTCGTTCTGTGGTGCTTTGTACCTGAGCATCTTATGTAGTTTAGCTCTGGTCAAACCCACCCCATTATCTGTAAAAGAGAGACAGTCTAGGCCTTTGATGCGTGTCCAGTCTATCCAAATCTGTCTCGCGTGAACATCCGGGTCATATGCATTATctgcaattaaaaaaataacataaatacactaatTCATTGTTTGGAACccattattttaacatgtataATGTTGATAACAGAACTCACCAATTAATTCAGCTATGGCACTAAAGGGCCAAGTGTGACTTGTGGAATTAGAATGTAGAAATTTAGGACTGatctggatttaaaaaaaagataacattttaaagcattgtggctttacacactgaaaaaaagtattcattcaatttactcaatttttttaaggtaagcgtttgcaatcaatttatttaagctacatttaaacaaaaaagattaataaagtaaaataaaataaaaaacatttgtttaaatgtagcttaaataaattgattgcaaccacttaccttaaaaaattgagtaaattgaatgaatcattttttttttcagtgcactgTATGACAGTGTTTGgtaaaaaaagttataaaaagttttaaaatcaGATTCAAggatttacaatatttataaattatcttTAGCATAAGATagtatttgtttacattagttaatgcaataaaatcttaaaggcggggtgcgtgaAACCCAATGTTGAAatttgaaatcaccttaacaaacacgcccctactcAAATAGAATCTGgatcttcttttgatagacccgtcccacacatatgcaacccaggcaacgatgtcggttagtagacacgcccctttctgctgattggctacaagtgtgttttggcaCTCAgtccgactcccttttccaaagtgtttttcaaaaaatcatgcaccccacctttaagttAAAAActattaacattaaaaaaaaattttacatttttatggaaaaaaataaaaacgctAATTGGCTAACTCTGAGTACATTTAacataatattacattttagTTTATGCTAAAAATATCTATTTTATTCAACTAGATTATACATTTACTTTTGCAGtcaaatatttcttaaactATGTTTTCTTCAAGCTAAAAATACAAGTCACTGTAAAATGTATGGTGAAAAACAACAGGTTTGGTTCGTCCTTTTaaacccaacgctgggttactttttttttagagtgtatgaaGAATCTAAATGCCGATCACGACAGACCCAAGATGTGAGATTGTATTGCAATTTTTCTAAAAGACAGTGCATGGCCTGTTTTGCCAAATGTGAGACAAGATTGCATGTAAATCCTAGAATAAATTCTGTAATTTCAGAATTATGggcgtttcacacggtacgcgcCAAGTGGCGCAACGCCCacgttttgctgctttccgcacGTCTTATATTGAAAATTAACTAGACACTTGCGACTGCCACGTACCGTGTGAAATGTCCATAATTTATTCATTagcaaaaacaaacaattaGGTAgtggaaatttttttttaaaacataaagtGGTGAATAACCATAAAGTAGAAAAACCCATGTGGGGAAGGTAAAACATGTTTTACACCACAAATGCATGTATAATAAATTACTAtctgaataaaatataagcatATGAAGCAAAATGTTAATTTCTaaacaaaacaagaaaaacacatttaaatctgTAAAAACAAATGATAGCTTTACCTTACTGCCTCCTTCCCCTGCTTCAATTATATATAGAGGTgcataatatataaatgcatgttACTTACTGTGCTGAGAGGAATAAAACTTTGTCTATTAGTGGCCATTTGTGCAGAAGGATCGATGTAAGATATTACAGAAAGCCTGTAGTTTGTTCACTTGTATGAAGGGACTTCTACTGCACATGTCCAGAAATAGAGAGAGCTCTGTTTTCGTACTCCAGCTATGCACACGCTGAGACTCTGCACATATAGTATTGTTGTCGCAGATAAATGCTGGTATGTACGGGTAACCTGATACATCATTCTCTGGCTTCTTGAAAGTCTATAGGCAGATGCTTTACACTTTGCCATTGTGTAAATATACTAGACCAACAAGGCTAATAAGCTTGAATTCAATTGTGATTCTTTTGGTTATTTAGTTTTATATGCAAGACCAATTTCCCACTTTGGTGGACAGTAAAGCTatacaacaaaaaaacaattcACTTTGTTTCGTTCTCTGTGCACTTTTAATGCATCATTATATGATAAGAGAAAACAATATGACTGGGTAAGaaagtatttattttagtttacaAATGTGTATGCacgtttattttagtttataactACGTATTATTAGCAAATTTGATTTAGCACACAATTTATAATGTCAACGCATAATTAAAGAATACATTTATTAAGTGCTTAATCTTGTTTTGTACCAACACactatatttattataaagttGAACAAAACTGGACTCTTaatgtttttttcacatgctgtTTAAGCCACCGACTATGTGTGACCAATAGAAAGCTGATCCAATATTACATTTCACATGCATGATGTTTACAACATGAAATTGCACAATACACAAACATTAAAGTAACTCTGAATAAGTTGACTACCTGAGTTGTTTTATCAAAGCTTCAGTCTGAGTTCAGGTCTatataacatatttttaaactaGACTGTCTGAATATGAAGGAGTAAAATATCCATAAAGCTGTGGGAGTGTCTGAACTCGACTCCAACATTATGAAACGCAATCGACCTCCCTCTCACCACGGCTGAACTTTCAGCTCCGACACAAACTGTCCATGGGGCTCTTTTGCCCCTGCGGGCAGCAGTGCTAAGTACACTGGAGTGACAGCACCCTCATCTGGTGACTTTGTTGCATTTGGCCCAGCCATGTCAGTTCTGACCCATCCAGGACAGCATGCATTGCACAGGATCTCATCTCCAGGCCTCTCTTTGGTCAGATTTCGGGCCAGGATCCTAGTCAGGGTGGTGAGGCCGGTTTTGGAGATCCCATACGCAGAACTGGGCCAGCCTCGTTCCGAGTGGAGACCTGCCTGGGCATCACTGACGAAACGCTCCATCAACCCGACCAGTTCCTTCTCTGTGATGTCGTCGCTACGGAAACGGGCCTGGAGTTCTGGACTACACTTGCCCAAAGCCATAGAGCTCATCATGCTGGAGACATTCACCAGCCTACCTATGAAGACATAGGACAGCCAATTAAAAATGGATTTGgtatgcttttatccaaagcgacttgggATTAATTCAAGGTATATGTGCATGTGTTTTTTAGCGTACGACCTTTGTGATACTAGCATAAAAGGCAACAGAGACAAGAAAAGCAAGACCAGCCAGTTTGAAtactttttttttcacatgACTCACCTCCAGGTTTGATAATGGGCAAGAAGACATTGCACATATCTCTGGTGGCAAAGAAATTGGTCTTTAATGTCACATCCGCCTGAATTCCAAATGCTGTTGTATCTGCAtctgcaaaaaaattttttttttgttttttatcattttatttaatgatgCTATCACgcatgttaaaaataaaactatttcCTACTTTTGAAGGCAATTCCAGCGTTGTTGATGAGCACGTCCAAGCCCCCGTACTTCTCTTTGAAGAAGTCTCGTGCAGTACGAATGCTGTTTGGGTCATTAATATCCAGCTGATGGAAAAGGGGTGAGAGACCCTCTTTCTTCAGACCCTCCACCGCCGCGTTTCCTCGTCCCACATCCCGGGCTGACAAGTACACGTCCCCGGCGTATTGCTTACACATTGCCCGCACGATAGCGAGCCCGATGCCTTTATTTGAACCAGTGACCAGGGCTACTTTGGTGTTGCTCATTGTCGGTGCTCCTGCACAGTggatataataaaaataagtattaTATAATATGCATTAAGTATTTTACAAAACATACGCAAAGATTAAAGTTAACACAAACCTGTTTGTTCACGGAATGAACAGGTCGGCGTTTTCAGAAAACACTTTCGCTTTGCGACGTAAAGCGCATGCGCGGATGTATGCGCGCTTGCATAAAAGCACTCGATGCTCGATATCTATAACATATGCATCAAATTTTGCTTATACATTAAACGCTATTTATGTAGGAGGGATAAATGCGATCTACAAACACGACtgtttttatactttattttttgCAAGTATTAAACAATCTTGGATGACATAAATACAATAAGTATAAAGCAGGGAAGAAAGGCAACCAtttgaaaagaaagaaaaagcaaaaaataaaatacataggCAATAAGCGACTTGTGTAACATTCGTCAAATCATTATACAAATTCAAGGACACTTTTTGATTATTAATCTTTGTTGGTgttataattaaataattaaggtcgcaaagacattttttaatttGGGAACTGTTGaggaaaatttacatttatgaatataatattttgccattaaaaaccatttttacaCTTAACACCGATTGGTTGGCACACCGTGACGTCAACAAGACGGAAGCAGATTGATACGGAAAGCGAGTTCGACTGCACACTGTTTGTGCAGACCGTCGGTTCATGACACTAtaataccgcgagagcgatttgaaagcGGTCCTTTCGTGCCAATCTCGCGGTACAGTGACGTCATTCTCCAATCGGTCTGTGCGCAAGCGCAGATTCACCTAATTTTGAACACTCGTGTGCCCTCGTGGTTGTTTGTGTTCATTATTTTACTGTAGTTTATAATGACATTATGCACGATACAAGTTTCGATTGCTAGGTTTTAATATGGAGAAACCCGGGCGTCGTTGTGGTAGAAGAGCAAGGAGCAAAAGACGACGAAAAAAACGCGATAATGTCCCACAAGGTACTGtttgtgtttatatgaaaatgTGATTGTTTATAATAAGACGCGTGTAAACGCTTAATTTGCGATTTGCTCCTGTAGTTACGCTTTCTCACGAGGCTCAGTTTGTTCATTTGAGGAAATGGCTGAATGAAAGAGGGTTTACTTCTCAGTCTCTCATCCCTGTCAACTCCCATGGTACGTTAAGTGTCTGTTATAGGTGTTTATAATGTACATTCGGGAACATAAGTAGTAACcttacaaaatattttctgttCAGATACAGGACGGGGGCTTATGTCTACTCGCGCTATCAAGGTAACTTAATATCAAAGTAACGTTACACAAATAAATGTTGACAACAACATGTTGTATGCTCTTCCTCTGTGtctggataaaagcgtctgcttaatgaataaatgcattgcattggttatttttagttacattttGGTAATATAGTAACGTGATGTGTAATGAATCTGTTTTACTTCCATTGAAGGCTAATGGCAAGGTGATTTCCTTACCCGAGAACTGCTTACTGACCACCAGCACAGTGCTTAGAAGTTACATGGGGGATTATATAAAAAGGTATTGAATTTACCACATACTAACACATTTTatcaataattttttgtttctttatcaATTGAATTTCACTCTTTTTCCTTTCAGTATGCAGCCGCCAATATCTCCTCTCCTGGCTCTTTGTTGTTTCCTTATTGCTGAGAGACATTTTGGAGATGCATCAGACTGGAGTCCATACATCAATATCCTTC
It includes:
- the LOC135760573 gene encoding carbonyl reductase [NADPH] 1-like is translated as MSNTKVALVTGSNKGIGLAIVRAMCKQYAGDVYLSARDVGRGNAAVEGLKKEGLSPLFHQLDINDPNSIRTARDFFKEKYGGLDVLINNAGIAFKNADTTAFGIQADVTLKTNFFATRDMCNVFLPIIKPGGRLVNVSSMMSSMALGKCSPELQARFRSDDITEKELVGLMERFVSDAQAGLHSERGWPSSAYGISKTGLTTLTRILARNLTKERPGDEILCNACCPGWVRTDMAGPNATKSPDEGAVTPVYLALLPAGAKEPHGQFVSELKVQPW